The Plutella xylostella chromosome 25, ilPluXylo3.1, whole genome shotgun sequence region CACTGGACAAGAATGACTGTGGCACTCTGTCTCGGGAAGATTTCCTCCGCATCCCCGAGCTCGCCATCAACCCTCTGAGTGAGAGGATTGTGCACTCCTTCTTCGCGGAGAGTCACGACGACCGAGTCAACTTCCTGCAGTTCATGAGGGTGCTGGCTCACTTCCGGCCCATTAGGAAAAACAGGGAGAACAAGCTGAATAGCCGGGAGGAAAAGCTCAGATGTAAGTACAGTATACAGTCATATAATCATCATTAAGAGTGaacaaatgttttaaaacttaatttgGGATAAAAGGTTTGTGGAGATGTAAAGGAAGCATCCCCcctgcaaagggaggatcctggGACCAGGTCTGGTGGTGTGGCTTGGCAGTCAGCACACTATGATTACCATTGGGTATTTATGTTGGTATTTCATTACAAATTTTaacaacaaatatttttgtattcacATTACAGTTGCATTCTCCATGTATGACCTGGACAATGATGGCAAGATCTCCAGGGACGAGCTGCTCGCCATTCTACACATGATGGTCGGAGTCAATATCAGGTATTG contains the following coding sequences:
- the LOC105380559 gene encoding calcineurin B homologous protein 1; the protein is MGNKSSLLLREEEIAQIQEETGFTPNQIERLYSRFTSLDKNDCGTLSREDFLRIPELAINPLSERIVHSFFAESHDDRVNFLQFMRVLAHFRPIRKNRENKLNSREEKLRFAFSMYDLDNDGKISRDELLAILHMMVGVNISEEQLTSIAERTILEADTNNDQMICFEEFCRALERTDVEQKMSIRFLN